One window from the genome of Hippoglossus hippoglossus isolate fHipHip1 chromosome 10, fHipHip1.pri, whole genome shotgun sequence encodes:
- the tbx22 gene encoding T-box transcription factor TBX22, protein MSCRDTELTVRDEIKVQTDKRVRRATGSSAKMQGLSSRAHAFSVEALVGKPCKRRKVSEGHESSSAADTGDDGSICTGETEGNSQTKKAGSTLKRRPEETSCEPQRQTAGSGPEEADPDRAENKPKEGSCLADREVRVELQGSELWKRFYEIGTEMIITKAGRRMFPSVRVKVRNLDPCQQYYIAMDVMPVDSKRYRYVYHSSQWMVAGNTDHSCISPRLYVHPDSPCAGETWMRQVISFDRVKLTNNEMDDKGHIILQSMHKYKPRVHIIRHDPRMDLSQIQSLPAEGVHSFSFPETEFTTVTAYQNQQITKLKIDRNPFAKGFRDPGRNRGVLDGLLESYPWRSPLSLDFKPFTIQLQGSSGSLTSGVKSLFPHPSSPTLHPFAVSSLSCQDSALHALALPLYGKTSITLPGGTSPLHSRAFASLGADRLRGLPPSSPLADLPLFSALQGKKLPHYRDHCLHGSAGSSPCLIPLHSPLNPQGPSLLPHLSDTAGPYCLYRYSFPLSPQLAAISRHAKLAEDTTDCLLRQSPWHPTTNHCL, encoded by the exons ATGAGCTGCAGGGACACCGAGCTTACAGTGCGGGACGAAATCAAAGTTCAGACGGATAAAAGGGTTCGCAGAGCGACGGGATCTTCCGCCAAGATGCAGGGTCTGAGCTCCCGGGCTCACGCGTTCTCGGTGGAGGCGCTGGTGGGGAAGCCCTGCAAGAGGAGGAAAGTGTCGGAGGGACACGAGTCAAGTTCGGCTGCAGACACCGGCGACGACGGGAGCATCTGCACCGGTGAGACAGAAGGAAACTC TCAGACGAAGAAAGCAGGTTCAACGCTCAAGCGACGGCCAGAGGAGACCTCATGTGAGCCGCAGAGACAGACTGCCGGGTCCGGGCCCGAGGAGGCTGACCCGGACAGAGCGGAGAACAAGCCGAAGGAGGGCAGCTGCCTGGCGGACAGAGAGGTCCGGGTCGAGCTGCAGGGCTCCGAGCTGTGGAAGAGATTCTACGAGATCGGCACCGAGATGATCATCACCAAAGCTGGAAG GAGGATGTTTCCCTCGGTGCGCGTAAAAGTGCGCAATCTGGACCCGTGCCAGCAGTATTACATCGCGATGGACGTCATGCCCGTGGACTCCAAACGCTACAG GTATGTGTACCACAGCTCGCAGTGGATGGTGGCTGGAAACACGGACCACTCCTGCATCTCTCCCCGGCTCTACGTGCACCCGGACTCGCCGTGCGCAGGAGAGACGTGGATGCGTCAGGTCATCAGCTTCGACCGGGTCAAACTCACCAACAATGAGATGGACGATAAAGGACAT ATTATTCTTCAGTCGATGCATAAGTACAAGCCCCGGGTGCACATCATCCGGCACGACCCTCGGATGGACTTGTCTCAGATCCAGTCGCTGCCTGCTGAAGGAGTGCACAGCTTCTCATTCCCGGAGACCGAGTTCACCACGGTCACGGCCTATCAGAACCAACAG ATCACAAAACTGAAGATCGACAGGAACCCGTTCGCCAAGGGCTTCAGAGATCCAGGGAGGAACAG agggGTGTTGGATGGCTTATTGGAGTCATATCCCTGGAGAAGCCCTCTCAGCTTGGACTTCAAACCCTTTACCATACAGCTCCAAG GAAGCTCAGGGTCGCTGACCAGTGGTGTGAAGAGCCTCTTCCCTCACCCCTCATCTCCGACCCTTCACCCGTTCGCCGTCTCTTCGCTCTCCTGCCAGGACTCCGCTCTCCACGCCCTTGCTCTCCCCCTCTATGGCAAGACCTCCATCACCTTGCCCGGCGGCACCTCCCCACTGCACAGCAGAGCCTTCGCCTCCCTGGGAGCAGACAGACTGAGGGGCTTGCCCCCGTCGTCTCCGCTCGCAGACCTCCCGCTCTTTTCGGCCCTGCAGGGAAAGAAACTTCCCCACTACAGGGACCACTGTCTTCACGGATCTGCTGGGAGCTCCCCCTGTCTCATCCCCCTCCACAGCCCCCTCAACCCTCAGGGGCCTTCCCTCCTGCCGCATCTCTCTGACACTGCAGGCCCCTACTGCCTTTACCGCTACAGCTTCCCCCTGAGCCCCCAACTCGCAGCTATATCCCGGCACGCCAAGCTCGCCGAGGacaccacagactgtctgcTGCGCCAGTCTCCATGGCACCCGACCACCAACCACTGCCTCTGA
- the LOC117768858 gene encoding charged multivesicular body protein 1b-like: MSHMEKHLFNLKFAAKELQRNSKKCDKEEKAEKAKVKRAIHKGNMEAARIHAENAIRQKHQSLNFLRMSARVDAVASRVQTAVTLNQVSKSMSGVVKSMEATLKSMNLEKVSALMDKFEKQFETLDVQTAQMEDTMGNTTTLTTPQNEVDMLLHEMADEAGLDLNLELPSGQTSSLASTVASTEQDELSQRLSRLRDQAS; the protein is encoded by the exons ATGTCGCATATGGAGA AACACTTATTCAACCTCAAGTTTGCGGCCAAGGAGCTACAGCGCAACTCAAAGAAATgtgacaaagaggaaaaggCAGAAAAGGCTAAAGTGAAGCGG GCCATCCATAAGGGCAACATGGAGGCAGCCCGGATCCATGCAGAGAACGCCATCCGTCAAAAGCATCAGTCCCTGAACTTCTTGAGGATGAGCGCCCGTGTGGATGCAGTGGCGTCCAGGGTCCAGACTGCTGTCACACTGAACCAG GTATCTAAATCCATGTCTGGGGTGGTCAAGAGTATGGAGGCTACACTGAAAAGCATGAACCTGGAGAAG GTCTCCGCATTAATGGACAAGTTTGAAAAGCAATTTGAAACTCTTGACGTGCAGACCGCTCAGATGGAAGACACGATGGGCAACACCACGACTCTGACGACACCTCAG AACGAAGTGGATATGCTGTTGCATGAGATGGCTGATGAAGCAGG TTTGGATCTTAACCTGGAGCTTCCTTCAGGCCAGACTTCCTCACTGGCCTCGACTGTGGCCTCAACAGAGCAG GACGAGCTCTCCCAGAGGCTGTCCAGGCTGCGAGACCAGGCGTCATAA
- the LOC117768852 gene encoding histone-lysine N-methyltransferase 2D gives MSETKTSQRFHSLNAEQVEVLHQVLSEVVPIHGRGNFPTLELRPRDIIIAVRTRLQKQGITVRDVRLNGSTASHVLVRDNGTSYKDLDIIFGVELPSQEEFQVIKESVLCCLLDCLPAGVNRERISSATMKEAYVQKMVKVFNEHDRWSLISLSNNSGKNLELKFVSVLRRQFEFSVDSFQIILDRLLESYMQQESRHRNNRVELKEQESQSKASHSPLKQATAPETESPAGGESSSKEGDQVSQTQQKDEVHEKESQTDLLQQTQNSNETTQSKVEEDEKDKTPADLKEMSQHRETDISDQTSSNPLSETSEKTETPAQTELTHEPELLDKTELSTQVEESEQTQPCDSPQPAQSTHKELPVQEELSDHTKPPDEQNDLTEQIGQSELPKASNNRQAEAEESHTTERTDESDFCESFSEDQRNNEKDNAEHVSAPVTDTSPHAKEETQSADEENVETETGEQIQAERENGSETSEETEEVSAPEAQHIGDTQGIDCSCSFSSVSLTFHNTQDTPEIHSTPHTDNSEKSPNVLDADNPPDTQDISPVPPSLDSDKKTSSSPPACKSSERLSHMVVLKHSSPKPPRRMCRKVTQSPYPTSVSESEPITVFCLDLNPCASPELEVALNPESTAPSSDATTTTTTGISTEANPEPESNPSTNLPSNLDPTLAPDAAPDITASAVELTSLPQDPPSSSQPVAEGSCETSIQSLEETPSTHEAFDEQSQSSPGETVSTPDQSEPLDSEDRSVSHTDASTSSSQEPAHTSEVELSDEDENRETQKTDPNQPNNSPQEIALTPVSCLTPPVLSLSPPCFTPSPPSLSPPPCLSPPPPLPSVVSLTTSFSSMPLSFSPTSSCLSSPPYLTPPMLSLSPPPLCLTPPSPCLSPPLLCLTPPVESEDLVPQVSPDTEPLILNTGSDEQIKESSPQPQVSLLQLDDKKEHDYISPLPGVAEPVSFPITIPSSTSPVLPHSQSGSPGESGPPKTEEASSLVPEIRKAPELTADMPEQSNAPWASGSVPAVEVLAESMYGDFKAAMDHLHYRLIATRNPEEIRGGGLLKYSNLLVRDYRPASETQIKTLERYMCSRFFIDFPDVQEQQRKILSYLKNHFIGEERSKYQYLMTLRRVVDDSTVCLMGHERRQTLNMITVLALKVLGEQNIIPNTDHVTCFYQPAPYLAEHSAPYLADPSYCSYYIPQGGSTLLYQPYPLHLHTQTGLV, from the exons ATGTCTGAAACCAAAACCAGCCAGCGGTTCCACAGCCTGAATGCCGAGCAGGTCGAAGTTCTCCATCAGGTCCTGTCCGAGGTGGTCCCCATCCACGGACGCGGGAACTTCCCCACGCTGGAGCTGCGTCCTCGAGACATCATCATAGCCGTAAGGACCAGGCTGCAGAAGCAGGGGATCACTGTGAGAGATGTGCGCCTGAACGGCTCCACGGCCAGCCATGTCCTCGTCCGAGACAACGGGACAAGCTACAAAGACCTGGACATCATCTTTGGAGTGGAGCTGCCCAGTCAGGAGGAGTTCCAG GTTATTAAAGAATCCGTGCTGTGCTGCTTGCTGGACTGCCTGCCTGCCGGCGTCAACAGGGAGCGGATAAGCAGCGCGACGATGAAGGAGGCCTACGTCCAAAAAATGGTGAAGGTCTTCAATGAGCACGACCGCTGGAGCCTCATCTCCCTCTCAAACAACAGCGGCAAAAACCTGGAGCTCAAATTCGTTAGCGTGTTGCGGAGGCAGTTTGAGTTCAGTGTTGACTCCTTCCAGATCATTCTGGATCGCCTCCTGGAGTCCTACATGCAGCAGGAGTCACGGCACAGAAATAATAGAGTTgagctgaaggagcaggagagcCAAAGTAAAGCCTCTCATTCGCCACTCAAACAGGCCACTGCTCCAGAAACAGAGAGTCCCGCTGGTGGAGAATCCTCCAGCAAAGAGGGGGATCAGGTTAGCCAGACTCAGCAGAAAGATGAGGTGCATGAGAAGGAGTCGCAGACAGACCTCTTACAACAGACTCAAAATTCAAATGAGACAACACAGTCTAAAGTGGAAGAAGacgaaaaagacaaaacacctGCAGACCTGAAGGAAATGTCACaacacagggagacagacatCTCTGACCAGACATCCTCAAACCCTTTGTCAGAAACCTCTGAGAAAACTGAAACACCAGCTCAAACTGAACTCACACACGAGCCAGAGCTCTTGGACAAGACCGAACTCTCAACACAGGTAGAAGAGTCGGAGCAAACCCAGCCCTGTGACAGCCCACAACCAGCACAATCAACCCACAAGGAACTCCCTGTCCAGGAAGAACTGTCCGACCACACAAAACCCCCCGACGAACAGAACGATCTCACAGAGCAGATCGGACAGTCCGAGTTGCCAAAAGCCTCAAACAATAGGCAGGCAGAAGCAGAGGaatcacacacaacagagcGCACTGATGAATCAGACTTCTGTGAGAGTTTCAGTGAGGATCAGAGGAACAATGAGAAAGATAACGCAGAACATGTGTCTGCTCCAGTAACTGACACATCTCCACATGCTAAGGAAGAGACACAGTCAGCAGATGAAGAAAACGTTGAAACGGAGACAGGCGAGCAGATACAAGCAGAAAGGGAAAATGGATCAGAAACCAGcgaagagacagaagaggttTCAGCACCAGAAGCCCAACACATAGGAGACACACAGGGAATTGATTGTTCCTGCTCCTTCTCTTCAGTATCTCTAACATTTCACAACACACAGGATACACCAGAGATTCAcagcacaccacacacagataACTCAGAAAAATCCCCCAACGTACTTGATGCCGATAACCCTCCAGATACTCAGGATATTTCCCCTGTACCGCCCAGCCTTGATTCTGACAAAAagacctcctcctctcctcccgccTGTAAGTCCTCAGAGAGACTGTCTCACATGGTGGTGCTCAAACACTCCTCCCCAAAACCCCCTCGCAGGATGTGCAGGAAGGTTACCCAAAGTCCTTACCCCACTTCTGTGTCTGAAAGCGAACCTATCACAGTGTTCTGTCTAGATCTAAACCCCTGCGCCAGCCCTGAACTTGAGGTAGCCTTAAACCCAGAGTCGACAGCTCCAAGCTCAGATGCtacaactaccacaacaaccgGTATCTCTACGGAAGCAAACCCTGAGCCTGAATCCAACCCTTCCACTAACCTACCCTCAAACCTAGACCCTACCTTAGCTCCTGATGCAGCCCCTGATATCACAGCATCTGCTGTGGAACTCACGTCTTTACCCCAAGACCCGCCATCCTCGTCTCAGCCGGTCGCAGAGGGTTCATGTGAGACAAGTATTCAGAGCTTAGAGGAGACACCATCTACACATGAGGCGTTTGATGAGCAAAGCCAGTCCTCGCCTGGAGAAACTGTCTCAACTCCCGACCAATCAGAGCCTCTGGACTCAGAGGACAGATCAGTTTCACACACCGATGCATCAACCTCAAGTTCCCAGGAACCTGCACATACCTCAGAAGTTGAGctcagtgatgaagatgaaaacagagagaCCCAAAAGACGGACCCGAATCAGCCCAACAATAGCCCACAAGAGATCGCACTCACCCCCGTTTCCTGTCTCACCCCTCCAGTGCTCAGCCTCTCCCCTCCCTGCTTCACCCCCTCGCCCCCCAGCCTCAGTCCTCCCCCATGTCTTAGCCCTCCCCCTCCATTGCCAAGCGTTGTCAGCCTCACCACCAGCTTTAGCTCCATGCCCCTGAGTTTCAGCCCTACCTCATCCTGCCTCAGCTCGCCTCCGTACCTCACTCCCCCTATGCTTAGCCTTAGCCCTCCCCCACTCTGTCTCACCCCACCTTCCCCCTGCCTCagtcctcccctcctctgcctcacccCACCGGTGGAGTCGGAGGATCTCGTACCTCAGGTATCTCCAGACACGGAGCCTTTGATATTGAACACTGGCAGCGATGAGCAGATTAAAGAATCATCCCCTCAGCCACAGGTTAGTCTACTGCAGTTGGATGATAAAAAGGAGCATGATTATATCTCGCCGTTGCCTGGGGTTGCAGAGCCTGTCTCTTTTCCGATCACCATCCCGAGCTCAACCTCGCCTGTGCTGCCTCACTCTCAGTCTGGAAGCCCAGGGGAATCTGGCCCTCCAAAAACTGAAGAGGCATCCAGCTTGGTGCCTGAGATCAGAAAGGCCCCTGAGCTAACTGCAGACATGCCTGAACAGAGCAATGCTCCTTGGGCGTCTGGCTCGGTCCCTGCTGTCGAGGTCCTGGCAGAGAGCATGTACGGTGACTTCAAAGCAGCCATGGACCACCTGCACTACCGCCTAATCGCCACCAGGAACCCAGAGGAGATTCGGGGTGGTGGCTTGTTAAAATACAGCAACCTGTTGGTCAGGGACTACCGACCGGCCAGCGAAACTCAGATAAAGACACTGGAGCGCTACATGTGCTCACGCTTCTTCATCGATTTCCCTGatgtgcaggagcagcagagaaagatcCTATCCTACTTGAAGAACCACTTCATCGGCGAGGAGAGGAGCAAGTACCAGTACCTGATGACGCTGCGTCGCGTGGTGGACGACAGCACGGTGTGTCTGATGGGACACGAGAGGCGTCAGACACTGAATATGATCACAGTGCTGGCGCTGAAGGTTCTAGGAGAGCAGAACATAATTCCAAACACAGACCATGTGACATGCTTCTACCAGCCTGCCCCATACCTTGCAGAGCACAGTGCCCCCTATCTAGCAGACCCCAGCTACTGCAGCTACTACATACCCCAAGGGGGATCAACTCTGCTTTACCAACCTTACCCCttacacctgcacacacaaactggaCTAGtgtaa